A window of the Eubacterium sp. 1001713B170207_170306_E7 genome harbors these coding sequences:
- a CDS encoding uroporphyrinogen decarboxylase family protein, producing the protein MNNNQSVKELQEERCKDFSDFYQNRMPKKVPLSMVLPFHLMAEYGRQNPFDFQYDYSCLREPLLALADQVYSDGCISFPVNLTTGRTPLIYQLLGSQSFVMGRNGFVQHPEVTGMNDDEYPQLIEDPFTFLVDKVIPRQYRNLDFKNEPVKAMQRFNMAQKALEEDTLASLPWFMELIETKGYYPGAPLGSSGFCEAPFDFIADQLRSFSGVSMDIRRHRAQLREACEAVLPLMFYWGLPEAPHPEGSVITPLHMPTFMREKDFEALWLPTYKTMLEQFASKGVRVMAFCEDDWSRYLDHLRELPAGTHLMFEYGDPRAIKDKLGDKFILHGLYPISLIKQGTREECIDKAKELLDIMMPGGGYVFGFDKDPLTLGDINLENYIAVAEFVHEYGTYENFGQPFGMPLNSEGFTFDPAIMKPVKSRCLLTWEDFKAENPLAPESARPRVEKYSKQFFDGIMDLLV; encoded by the coding sequence ATGAATAACAATCAATCAGTCAAAGAATTACAGGAAGAACGCTGCAAGGATTTCAGCGATTTTTATCAGAACCGGATGCCCAAAAAGGTACCCCTGTCCATGGTCCTGCCCTTTCACCTTATGGCCGAGTATGGCCGCCAGAACCCTTTTGATTTCCAGTACGATTACAGCTGCCTGCGTGAGCCTTTGCTGGCTCTGGCCGACCAGGTTTATTCGGATGGCTGTATCAGCTTTCCAGTCAACCTGACCACTGGCCGCACGCCGCTGATCTATCAGCTCCTGGGCTCCCAGTCCTTTGTCATGGGCAGAAACGGCTTCGTGCAGCACCCCGAGGTAACCGGCATGAACGATGACGAATACCCCCAGCTCATTGAGGACCCCTTCACTTTTCTGGTGGACAAAGTGATCCCGAGACAGTACCGGAATCTGGACTTTAAGAATGAGCCGGTCAAGGCCATGCAGCGCTTTAACATGGCCCAGAAAGCCCTGGAGGAGGATACCCTGGCGTCATTGCCCTGGTTTATGGAGCTTATTGAGACCAAGGGCTACTATCCCGGCGCGCCCTTGGGCTCCTCAGGCTTCTGCGAGGCTCCCTTTGATTTCATCGCCGACCAGCTGCGCAGCTTCAGCGGCGTGAGCATGGATATCCGCCGCCACCGCGCCCAGCTCAGGGAAGCCTGCGAGGCCGTGCTGCCCCTGATGTTTTACTGGGGCCTGCCCGAAGCGCCCCATCCCGAGGGCAGTGTGATTACCCCGCTGCACATGCCTACCTTTATGCGTGAAAAAGACTTTGAAGCGCTGTGGCTCCCAACCTACAAGACCATGCTGGAACAGTTCGCCAGCAAGGGCGTGCGGGTCATGGCCTTCTGCGAGGACGACTGGTCCCGCTACCTCGACCACCTGCGTGAGCTGCCCGCCGGCACCCACCTCATGTTTGAATATGGCGACCCCAGAGCCATCAAGGACAAGCTGGGCGACAAGTTTATCCTCCACGGCCTGTACCCGATCTCACTCATCAAGCAGGGCACCCGGGAAGAATGTATTGACAAGGCCAAGGAACTTCTGGACATCATGATGCCCGGCGGCGGCTACGTCTTTGGCTTTGACAAGGATCCGCTGACCTTGGGCGACATCAATCTGGAAAATTACATCGCAGTGGCAGAGTTCGTGCACGAGTACGGCACGTATGAAAATTTCGGACAGCCCTTTGGCATGCCCTTGAACAGTGAGGGCTTCACCTTTGACCCGGCCATCATGAAGCCTGTAAAATCTAGGTGTCTGCTGACATGGGAGGACTTTAAAGCAGAAAATCCCCTGGCCCCAGAAAGCGCCCGTCCTCGGGTAGAAAAATACAGTAAGCAGTTCTTTGACGGGATCATGGACCTGCTGGTATAA